The following proteins come from a genomic window of Pararhodobacter sp.:
- a CDS encoding MFS transporter: MTQNIRAVLSSVKSLLGGTAAFMLGNSLLGVVLPLRMEAANYPVALTGAVMAAYYLGLALGGLRAKHVFFRIGHIRAFAVFAALTAATTLAYAAFFHPVAWILFRVINGFCIAGMTAGIESWLNTRASNETRGRVLSFYMLTFYIAIATGQTMVNLADVAGPDLFMLAAAMIGLSLIPIAMTSLGEPNLSNSGVLRVRDLFAASKVGVVGAAVAGLMVGSFYALGIVFARRIGLGVSEAALFMSVVVLGGLIAQLPIGVLADRYDRRLVMAGTLLAVGAAWGTLASFVASGLPFFALLIVAGAFGGAMSSVYPLCVAQTFDRLERRFYIAASGRLLMVYSVGATLGPLLASALMSAFGPSSFFLFESGVAILYALFVLYRVRTAPCVPEDQREKYVPLPDVTPVAMALDPRTDPKEQHEAATA, from the coding sequence ATGACACAAAACATCCGCGCGGTTCTGTCTTCGGTGAAATCCCTGCTTGGCGGCACCGCTGCCTTCATGCTGGGCAACAGTCTGCTGGGCGTCGTTTTGCCGCTGCGCATGGAGGCGGCGAATTACCCCGTGGCGCTGACCGGGGCTGTCATGGCCGCCTATTATCTGGGGTTGGCGCTTGGCGGGTTGCGCGCCAAACATGTGTTTTTCCGCATCGGCCATATCCGCGCCTTTGCCGTGTTCGCCGCGCTCACCGCGGCAACCACCCTCGCCTATGCGGCGTTCTTCCATCCCGTCGCGTGGATACTCTTTCGCGTTATCAACGGGTTCTGCATCGCTGGCATGACCGCCGGCATCGAGAGTTGGCTCAACACCCGCGCCAGCAATGAGACACGCGGTCGGGTGCTCAGTTTCTACATGCTGACCTTCTACATCGCCATCGCGACCGGACAAACCATGGTCAATCTGGCCGATGTCGCCGGGCCCGACCTGTTCATGCTCGCCGCCGCCATGATCGGCCTGTCGCTGATCCCCATCGCCATGACCAGCCTTGGCGAGCCGAACCTCAGCAACAGTGGGGTGCTGCGCGTGCGCGATCTTTTTGCCGCCTCCAAGGTCGGCGTTGTCGGGGCCGCCGTCGCCGGTCTGATGGTTGGCTCGTTCTATGCGCTGGGCATCGTTTTCGCGCGCCGCATCGGGCTTGGCGTCTCCGAGGCCGCCCTGTTCATGAGCGTCGTGGTGCTGGGCGGGTTGATCGCCCAGCTTCCGATCGGCGTGCTGGCGGATCGCTATGATCGCCGCCTTGTCATGGCGGGGACGCTTCTGGCCGTCGGGGCGGCGTGGGGCACACTCGCCAGCTTTGTCGCGTCCGGCTTGCCATTTTTCGCCTTGCTGATTGTCGCCGGGGCGTTTGGCGGCGCGATGAGCAGCGTTTATCCGCTTTGCGTCGCACAAACCTTTGACCGGCTGGAACGGCGGTTTTACATCGCCGCCTCGGGGCGCTTGCTGATGGTCTATTCCGTCGGCGCGACACTGGGCCCGCTGCTGGCCTCGGCGCTCATGTCGGCCTTTGGCCCCTCCAGCTTTTTCCTGTTCGAATCCGGCGTGGCAATCCTCTATGCACTCTTTGTCTTGTACCGCGTGCGCACCGCGCCCTGCGTGCCCGAAGATCAGCGCGAGAAATATGTGCCTCTGCCGGACGTGACACCGGTGGCAATGGCGCTCGATCCGCGCACCGACCCCAAAGAGCAGCACGAGGCAGCCACTGCCTGA
- a CDS encoding SDR family oxidoreductase, with translation MPRLSGKTALVTGAARGIGAAIARAFQAEGAQVIVTDIDGATGQATADAIGARFARLDVASEADWAALAKEFPTLDVLVNNAGITGFEGPHTGAPPSHDPENAQLADWRAVHAVNLDGTFLGCRYAIRAMRPKGAGSIVNISSRSGMVGIPMAAAYAASKAAIRNHTKSVALYCASQGLNIRCNSIHPAAILTPMWEPMLGNGPDRADRAAAMVADTPMRRFGTPQEVAAIAVLLASDEAAYMTGAELTVDGGILAGSAATPG, from the coding sequence ATGCCAAGACTCAGCGGAAAAACCGCCCTCGTGACCGGGGCCGCGCGCGGCATCGGTGCGGCCATTGCCCGGGCCTTTCAGGCGGAGGGCGCGCAGGTCATTGTCACCGATATTGACGGTGCAACCGGCCAGGCAACCGCCGACGCCATCGGCGCGCGTTTCGCACGGCTCGACGTCGCATCCGAGGCCGATTGGGCCGCGCTTGCCAAGGAGTTTCCCACCCTCGATGTGCTGGTGAACAACGCCGGCATCACCGGATTCGAGGGGCCGCACACTGGCGCGCCGCCGTCCCACGACCCCGAAAACGCGCAACTGGCCGATTGGCGCGCGGTCCATGCCGTGAACCTTGACGGCACGTTTCTGGGCTGTCGCTATGCCATTCGCGCGATGCGGCCAAAGGGGGCAGGTTCCATCGTGAATATCTCGTCGCGCTCCGGGATGGTGGGAATTCCCATGGCCGCCGCCTATGCCGCGTCAAAGGCCGCGATCCGCAATCATACCAAGAGTGTCGCGCTCTATTGCGCAAGTCAGGGGCTGAATATCCGCTGCAACTCGATCCACCCCGCCGCCATCCTGACCCCGATGTGGGAGCCGATGTTGGGCAATGGTCCCGACCGCGCCGACCGTGCCGCCGCGATGGTTGCCGACACGCCGATGCGGCGTTTCGGCACCCCACAAGAGGTCGCGGCAATCGCCGTGCTGCTGGCCTCGGACGAGGCGGCCTATATGACCGGGGCGGAACTCACCGTTGACGGCGGCATCCTTGCAGGATCAGCGGCGACACCGGGTTAG
- a CDS encoding S41 family peptidase — protein MKKYLVAVCAGVLSGALITTQWVGPLLAQEQESETTIYEQLDLFGDVFERIRSQYVTEADSGALINAAINGMLNSLDPHSSYLPPEDYEDMRVQTRGAFGGLGIEITQQEGYVRVITPIDDTPAFHAGVQPGDLITAVDGVSLLGLTLPEAVDLMRGPVGSEIIVTLLREGVAEPFDLSIIRDTIQIRAVRSRIEGSIAVMRVTTFNEQTYDNLAQQLEEAIAELGGIENLQGVVLDLRNNPGGLLLQAISVSDAFLERGEIVSTRGRDETEGERHNATPGDLIEGRPMVVLINGGSASASEIVAGALQDHNRAVVVGERSFGKGSVQSLIPLRGNGAMRLTTALYYTPSGRSIQALGVAPDIVVHQPRRLDDPVAPEEEARPERTESSLRGSLRNGTITDDERRQIEEEERAAEEVAQLRTEDYQLAYALDILRGLAAIRGR, from the coding sequence ATGAAGAAATATCTTGTGGCCGTCTGCGCCGGTGTTCTGAGCGGCGCATTGATCACGACGCAGTGGGTTGGCCCGCTGCTTGCGCAAGAGCAGGAAAGCGAGACGACGATCTATGAGCAGCTCGATCTGTTCGGCGACGTGTTCGAACGCATCCGCTCGCAATATGTGACCGAGGCGGATTCGGGTGCGCTGATCAACGCGGCGATCAACGGGATGCTGAATTCGCTCGATCCGCATTCCAGCTACCTGCCGCCCGAAGACTATGAAGACATGCGCGTCCAGACCCGCGGCGCGTTTGGCGGGCTGGGCATCGAGATCACCCAGCAAGAGGGCTATGTCCGCGTCATCACACCGATCGACGACACACCTGCGTTTCATGCCGGCGTGCAGCCCGGTGATCTGATCACGGCGGTTGATGGGGTCTCGCTGCTGGGGCTGACCTTGCCCGAAGCGGTGGATCTGATGCGCGGCCCGGTTGGCTCCGAGATCATCGTCACCCTGCTGCGCGAAGGCGTGGCCGAGCCGTTCGACCTGTCAATCATCCGCGACACGATTCAGATTCGCGCGGTGCGCAGCCGGATCGAGGGCAGTATCGCCGTGATGCGGGTGACCACGTTCAACGAACAGACCTATGACAATCTGGCCCAGCAGCTGGAAGAGGCCATTGCCGAGCTTGGCGGGATCGAGAACCTGCAAGGCGTGGTTCTGGACCTGCGCAACAATCCGGGGGGTCTGTTGCTGCAAGCGATCAGTGTATCGGATGCGTTCCTGGAGCGCGGCGAGATCGTCTCCACCCGTGGCCGCGATGAGACCGAAGGCGAGCGCCACAACGCGACCCCCGGCGACCTGATCGAGGGGCGGCCGATGGTGGTGCTGATCAACGGCGGTTCGGCGTCGGCGTCGGAAATCGTGGCGGGTGCGCTGCAAGATCACAACCGGGCGGTTGTTGTCGGCGAGCGCAGCTTTGGCAAAGGGTCGGTGCAATCACTGATCCCGTTGCGCGGCAATGGTGCGATGCGGCTGACGACGGCGCTGTATTACACGCCGTCGGGTCGCTCGATTCAGGCGCTGGGCGTGGCCCCCGATATCGTCGTGCATCAGCCGCGCCGCCTGGATGATCCGGTTGCTCCCGAAGAGGAGGCGCGCCCGGAGCGCACCGAATCCTCGCTGCGCGGATCGTTGCGAAACGGCACCATCACCGACGATGAGCGCCGCCAGATCGAAGAAGAGGAGCGCGCCGCCGAAGAAGTCGCCCAGCTTCGCACCGAGGATTATCAACTGGCCTATGCTTTGGATATCCTGCGCGGGCTGGCGGCGATACGCGGTCGCTGA
- a CDS encoding RNA pyrophosphohydrolase, with protein MNSDAVKGLPYRPNVGVMLINDNRLIFAAQRFDSEVPAWQMPQGGIDEGEDPQKAALRELEEEIGVPPALVQVVAETPDWLTYDLPLEIVPRIWKGRYRGQKQKWYLLRYLGRDDQINLAQPHPEFSEWRWIPSGEIVEKIVPFKRDIYRQVVAQFRPYLD; from the coding sequence ATGAACTCTGACGCGGTCAAGGGCCTGCCGTATCGTCCGAATGTCGGCGTGATGCTGATCAATGACAACCGGCTGATCTTTGCCGCGCAGCGCTTCGATTCCGAAGTGCCGGCGTGGCAGATGCCGCAGGGTGGCATTGATGAGGGGGAGGACCCGCAAAAGGCCGCGCTGCGGGAGTTGGAGGAAGAAATCGGTGTGCCGCCCGCGCTGGTTCAGGTGGTCGCGGAAACGCCCGATTGGCTGACCTATGATCTGCCGCTGGAAATCGTGCCGCGGATCTGGAAGGGGCGTTATCGGGGGCAGAAACAGAAATGGTATCTGCTGCGCTATCTGGGCCGCGATGATCAGATAAATCTGGCCCAGCCGCACCCGGAATTCAGCGAATGGCGCTGGATTCCGTCGGGGGAAATCGTCGAGAAGATCGTGCCTTTCAAACGCGATATCTATCGGCAGGTGGTGGCGCAGTTCCGGCCTTATCTGGACTGA
- a CDS encoding murein hydrolase activator EnvC family protein, producing the protein MRFARALAIAACLAGAPALAETGDPVETARAAALSLLSAIDGLADAHDAPDQVIALTSAIQAHEAGLSALRAGLRDATLREATINRVLERQQADVSRLLGAMMAVERIEGPVMLVHPQGPLATARAGMMMADLAPAMQARAQTIGQLARELAELRGLQQVAIETLDLGLASLQGARTELSQAMADRRNLPPRVAEDETRMMVLLESVRTLEELATGLAMRPAGVSANLPVFEASRGRLPLPVVGTVLHRAGGADAAGIIRPGLVLATEPGALVVSPWHGSVRYRGPLLDYGNVILIEPGEGWLIILAGLDVVYPRMGEVLAQGDALGLMPGGEQSGDEFVQRDPVAGRSETLYLELRENGLAIDPGEWFDLSER; encoded by the coding sequence ATGCGGTTTGCACGGGCCTTGGCGATTGCGGCTTGTCTGGCTGGGGCTCCGGCTTTGGCCGAAACCGGCGACCCGGTGGAAACCGCGCGCGCGGCGGCTTTGTCCCTGCTCTCGGCGATTGATGGGCTGGCCGATGCCCACGACGCGCCCGATCAGGTGATTGCCCTGACCAGCGCGATTCAGGCGCATGAAGCCGGGTTGTCGGCGCTGCGGGCCGGGCTGCGCGATGCGACGCTGCGCGAGGCGACGATCAACCGGGTTCTGGAGCGCCAACAGGCCGACGTGTCGCGGCTGTTGGGCGCAATGATGGCGGTCGAGCGCATCGAAGGCCCGGTGATGCTGGTGCATCCGCAAGGCCCGCTGGCGACGGCGCGCGCGGGCATGATGATGGCCGACCTGGCCCCCGCGATGCAGGCCCGCGCGCAGACCATCGGCCAATTGGCGCGCGAGTTGGCGGAATTGCGCGGGCTGCAACAGGTCGCGATCGAAACGCTCGATCTGGGTCTGGCCAGTCTGCAAGGCGCGCGCACCGAGTTGTCGCAGGCGATGGCGGATCGCCGGAACCTGCCGCCGCGCGTGGCCGAGGATGAAACCCGCATGATGGTCTTGCTGGAATCGGTGCGCACCCTGGAGGAACTGGCCACCGGGCTGGCGATGCGCCCCGCCGGCGTCTCCGCCAATTTGCCGGTGTTCGAAGCTTCGCGCGGGCGGCTGCCCTTGCCGGTGGTCGGCACGGTCCTGCACCGCGCCGGAGGGGCCGACGCCGCCGGGATCATCCGCCCCGGTCTTGTGCTGGCGACCGAACCGGGGGCCCTGGTGGTGTCGCCGTGGCACGGCTCGGTACGCTATCGCGGCCCCTTGCTGGATTATGGCAACGTGATCTTGATCGAACCCGGCGAAGGGTGGTTGATCATTCTGGCCGGGCTGGATGTGGTCTATCCCCGCATGGGCGAAGTTCTGGCGCAAGGCGATGCGCTGGGTCTGATGCCCGGCGGCGAGCAGTCCGGTGACGAGTTTGTGCAAAGAGACCCGGTAGCGGGACGCAGTGAAACCTTGTATCTGGAACTCAGAGAGAACGGGCTGGCCATTGACCCCGGCGAGTGGTTCGATTTGAGTGAGAGATGA